In Mangrovivirga cuniculi, the following proteins share a genomic window:
- a CDS encoding zinc ribbon domain-containing protein, producing the protein MERTVAQKLDALIKLQTIDSELDEIKKIRGALPEEVGDLEDDLEGLKTRKSKQEAKIEELEAEINKRKSGIKESEALITKYKDQQNNVRNNREYDAITKELELQELEIQVHEKKIKEASNKIEQVKSEIENTTALIEDKEADLQEKKKELEALTSESEEDEKKLLKDREKAVKDIEDNLYRYYERLRKHLTNGLAVVTVKNGAAQGCNIVIPPQKIAEIRERKRLIIDEHSGRILAGVDDDPEFQSDTIKKPKRRTTKRKTKTKTTKKKS; encoded by the coding sequence ATGGAACGTACAGTAGCTCAAAAATTAGACGCTTTAATCAAGCTTCAAACAATAGACTCAGAATTAGATGAAATCAAGAAAATCAGAGGGGCACTACCTGAAGAGGTTGGTGATCTTGAAGACGATCTTGAAGGTTTAAAAACCAGAAAATCTAAGCAAGAGGCTAAAATTGAAGAGCTTGAAGCAGAAATCAACAAAAGAAAATCTGGTATAAAAGAATCAGAAGCTCTTATCACAAAATATAAAGATCAGCAGAACAATGTTCGTAATAACCGCGAATATGATGCGATCACTAAAGAGCTTGAACTTCAGGAATTAGAAATCCAGGTACACGAAAAGAAGATTAAAGAAGCTTCAAACAAAATAGAGCAAGTGAAATCTGAAATAGAAAACACTACTGCTTTAATTGAAGATAAAGAAGCGGACCTTCAGGAAAAAAAGAAAGAACTTGAGGCTTTAACTTCTGAAAGTGAGGAAGACGAAAAGAAATTACTGAAAGACAGAGAAAAAGCAGTAAAAGATATTGAAGACAATCTATACCGTTACTATGAAAGATTACGTAAGCACCTTACAAATGGTCTTGCTGTTGTAACTGTAAAGAATGGCGCTGCTCAAGGATGTAACATTGTAATTCCTCCGCAGAAAATTGCTGAAATCAGAGAAAGAAAAAGATTGATCATCGACGAGCACAGTGGCAGAATCCTTGCAGGTGTTGATGATGATCCTGAATTCCAGTCTGATACCATCAAAAAACCTAAAAGAAGAACAACTAAGAGAAAGACAAAAACAAAGACTACGAAGAAAAAGTCTTAA
- a CDS encoding histidine phosphatase family protein, producing the protein MSTKTIYIIRHGETDYNKNGIVQGSGINASLNELGIAQAEAFFDHYKDEGFEKVYTSDLVRTIESVTGFINLGIDHEIVSDLREINWGSKEGKKVSLEDKSDYANLMKEWYQGNTHLKFDKGESPEEVRERMSRGFNKVLESSHTKILVCTHGRAMRILLSHLLNYPLSYMDIFKHGNLQLYKLLYHNKRFRLLKSNDYEHLKS; encoded by the coding sequence TTGAGCACTAAAACCATTTATATAATACGTCATGGCGAAACTGATTATAATAAAAATGGAATCGTCCAGGGTAGCGGGATAAATGCCTCATTAAATGAGCTTGGAATAGCCCAGGCGGAGGCATTTTTCGATCATTATAAAGATGAGGGGTTTGAAAAAGTTTATACTTCTGATCTTGTAAGAACCATAGAATCAGTAACGGGATTTATAAATCTGGGTATTGATCACGAAATAGTTAGTGATCTACGGGAAATTAATTGGGGTTCAAAAGAGGGGAAAAAGGTTTCTTTGGAAGATAAATCAGATTATGCTAATCTTATGAAAGAATGGTATCAGGGAAATACTCACCTGAAATTTGATAAAGGAGAAAGCCCTGAAGAAGTAAGAGAAAGAATGTCGCGTGGATTTAATAAAGTTTTAGAAAGTAGTCATACTAAAATACTTGTTTGCACTCATGGTAGAGCAATGCGGATTTTATTGAGCCATTTATTGAATTACCCACTTTCTTATATGGATATCTTTAAGCATGGAAATCTGCAATTATATAAGTTGCTGTATCATAATAAGAGGTTCAGATTACTGAAAAGTAATGACTATGAGCACCTTAAGAGTTAA
- a CDS encoding tetratricopeptide repeat protein: MFFNFTDITKQACLIWLCLFFLFNFNTFSQPSDAFFDLKKDQPTEYKKLYSEGIKVLLNPQIDKAEETIEEIEEFIDAPGTSEYLKCRAYLLISMIEARYENNFSAFRNFRKAHSIYKENKDLDEKYALPGGLMHLTLSSVPKKYAWILDILGLNGSKETGIKLIDQASENKESFEGREARLIYPLIANYFLQDQALARKKADQLNLESNLDLIVFLISNSKARGGNAIVANINKFDDEVFKLFPPAYFLIGETFLRKGDYAMARNHLNIFRNKQSSNEYLSAANLNIFLSFYLNNQIDEGKRFLSTVDYYSEKTEADRYANEYLKNFDFDSENYKMIWKLRLATDGGFDRFAQNIIDKDPDFKKREHQTEWIYRKARFFHNTGDIEKAKNDYLSIISLQKDNNWYYAPNSCIQLARIYLEEDHPDKAKLYLNKIKSYNNYPYQESIEYEANLISREIKNEQ; encoded by the coding sequence GTGTTTTTCAATTTTACCGATATTACAAAACAGGCATGCCTTATATGGTTATGCCTGTTTTTTTTATTTAATTTCAATACCTTCTCTCAACCCTCAGATGCATTTTTTGATCTGAAAAAAGATCAACCAACAGAATATAAAAAACTATATTCTGAGGGTATCAAAGTTTTATTAAATCCACAAATAGATAAGGCAGAAGAAACAATTGAGGAAATTGAGGAATTCATCGATGCGCCTGGTACTTCAGAATATCTTAAATGCAGAGCATATCTGTTGATTTCAATGATAGAAGCCAGGTATGAAAATAATTTTTCGGCATTCAGGAATTTCAGAAAAGCTCATTCTATTTATAAGGAAAATAAAGATCTCGACGAAAAGTATGCTTTACCTGGAGGATTAATGCATCTAACCTTATCTTCAGTTCCTAAAAAATACGCATGGATATTAGATATTTTGGGACTTAACGGAAGTAAGGAAACTGGTATTAAACTCATTGATCAGGCTTCAGAAAATAAAGAAAGCTTTGAAGGCAGAGAAGCCAGGTTGATATACCCATTAATAGCTAACTATTTTTTACAAGATCAGGCCTTAGCCAGGAAAAAGGCAGACCAGTTAAATCTGGAGTCTAATCTGGATCTTATTGTTTTCCTTATTAGTAATTCGAAAGCCAGAGGTGGAAATGCAATTGTTGCTAACATCAATAAATTTGATGATGAAGTATTTAAACTTTTCCCTCCCGCTTATTTTCTGATTGGTGAAACGTTTTTAAGAAAAGGTGATTATGCCATGGCAAGAAATCACCTTAACATATTCAGGAATAAGCAATCATCTAATGAATATTTATCCGCTGCTAATCTGAATATATTCCTTTCTTTTTATTTAAATAATCAAATCGATGAAGGAAAAAGATTTTTATCTACCGTTGATTATTATAGTGAAAAAACTGAAGCTGACAGATATGCAAATGAATATTTAAAAAATTTCGATTTTGATTCCGAAAATTATAAAATGATCTGGAAACTCAGGCTTGCTACTGATGGAGGTTTCGACCGATTCGCCCAAAATATAATAGATAAAGATCCCGACTTTAAAAAAAGAGAACACCAGACGGAATGGATTTACAGAAAAGCCCGCTTTTTTCATAATACTGGTGATATAGAAAAGGCAAAAAATGACTATCTCTCTATCATCAGTCTTCAAAAAGACAATAATTGGTATTATGCCCCCAACTCCTGCATACAGTTAGCACGAATATATTTGGAAGAAGACCATCCAGATAAGGCAAAGCTATACCTCAATAAAATAAAGTCTTACAACAATTATCCTTACCAGGAATCAATCGAATATGAAGCTAATCTAATATCCAGGGAAATTAAAAATGAACAATAA
- a CDS encoding DUF4212 domain-containing protein: protein MEKTNLEKYWSRNLRYLLILLSIWFLVSYGCGILFADALNEIRIGGFKLGFWFAQQGSIYVFVILIFVYVRLMNKLDKKHDVHED, encoded by the coding sequence ATGGAAAAAACAAATTTGGAAAAATACTGGTCCAGAAACCTGAGGTATCTGCTGATATTACTCTCTATCTGGTTCCTGGTATCATATGGATGCGGAATCTTATTTGCTGACGCACTGAACGAAATCAGAATCGGTGGATTTAAGCTTGGATTCTGGTTCGCTCAACAAGGATCGATTTATGTTTTCGTCATTCTCATTTTCGTATACGTGCGATTGATGAACAAACTCGATAAAAAACATGATGTTCACGAAGATTAA
- a CDS encoding hotdog fold thioesterase: MTATFHPDIKIADLNEQIQDTMISTIGIEFTQITESFLEGKMPVDSRTVQPMRLLHGGASVTLAETLGSMASQLVTDQTKQYCVGLEINANHIRSAISGFVYGRAKALHMGRKTHIWSIEIKNEEEKLVCVSRLTVAVIDK; this comes from the coding sequence TTGACTGCTACATTTCACCCCGATATTAAAATCGCAGACCTGAATGAACAAATTCAGGATACGATGATTTCAACAATAGGTATTGAATTCACGCAAATTACTGAATCATTTCTTGAAGGTAAAATGCCTGTAGACTCAAGAACCGTTCAACCTATGAGGCTTTTGCACGGAGGCGCATCTGTTACCTTAGCGGAAACATTGGGAAGTATGGCATCTCAACTCGTTACTGATCAAACAAAACAATATTGTGTAGGTTTAGAAATTAATGCTAATCATATCAGATCGGCTATTTCAGGATTTGTATATGGTAGAGCTAAAGCCTTGCATATGGGAAGAAAAACCCATATTTGGTCAATTGAAATTAAAAATGAAGAAGAAAAATTAGTTTGTGTGAGCCGACTGACTGTTGCGGTGATCGATAAATAA
- the acs gene encoding acetate--CoA ligase: MRIQTLSGYIHEYQKSIINPEQFWARIADEFYWKKPWSKTLNWNFDEPKIEWFVDGKLNITENILDRHLYTMKDRPAIIWEPNDPNEDNRILTYKDLYEQVCQFSSAMKAQGIQKGDRVIIYMPMVPEAAIAMLACARIGAVHSVVFAGFSSSSLADRINDCQAKMVLTSDGNFRGSKKIPVKDVVDEALEKTSSIEKVIVYKRTEQEVKWNDDIDIWWHDAIDGQPKECEAEEMDAEDMLFILYTSGSTGKPKGVVHTCGGYMVWTAFTFQNVFQYMQGDTYWCTADVGWITGHSYIVYGPLLSGATSLMFEGVPTWPDAGRFWEIVDKYKVNQFYTAPTAIRALQAHGLDPVKKHKLDSLKVIGTVGEPINEEAWNWYHTHIGKTSCPIVDTWWQTETGGIMISPIAGITPNKPSYATLPLPGVQPVIVDNDGNELKGNGVEGNLCIKYPWPGMLRTTYGDHERCKQTYFSSFKGMYFTGDGVKRDHDGYYRILGRVDDVINVSGHRMGTAEVENAINEHPRVVESAVVGYPHDIKGQGIYAYVIADLSTRTEENLTNEIRDMVANIIGPIAKPDKIQIVPGLPKTRSGKIMRRILRKIAEGNTDNFGDTSTLLDPSVVEKIIEDRK, translated from the coding sequence ATGAGAATCCAAACTTTAAGCGGTTACATTCATGAATACCAGAAAAGCATCATCAATCCGGAGCAATTCTGGGCCAGAATAGCTGATGAATTTTACTGGAAAAAACCGTGGTCTAAAACTTTAAATTGGAATTTCGATGAACCAAAGATCGAATGGTTTGTCGATGGTAAACTAAACATTACTGAAAATATTCTGGACAGGCATCTTTACACAATGAAAGACCGTCCAGCTATAATCTGGGAACCTAACGACCCAAATGAGGATAATCGTATATTAACCTATAAAGACCTATACGAACAAGTCTGTCAGTTTTCAAGTGCCATGAAAGCGCAGGGCATACAAAAAGGAGACAGGGTAATCATCTATATGCCAATGGTGCCTGAAGCAGCAATTGCTATGTTGGCATGCGCTCGAATAGGTGCAGTTCACTCTGTTGTTTTTGCCGGTTTCAGCTCTTCATCACTGGCTGACAGAATTAATGATTGCCAAGCCAAAATGGTTCTTACTTCTGATGGAAACTTCCGTGGCTCAAAAAAAATACCCGTTAAGGATGTAGTTGATGAGGCATTGGAAAAAACTTCTTCCATAGAAAAAGTGATTGTTTATAAACGAACCGAACAGGAGGTAAAATGGAATGATGATATTGATATCTGGTGGCATGATGCGATAGACGGGCAGCCAAAAGAGTGTGAAGCTGAAGAAATGGATGCAGAGGATATGCTCTTCATTTTGTACACTTCAGGTTCAACAGGTAAACCCAAAGGTGTAGTTCATACTTGTGGTGGTTACATGGTCTGGACGGCATTTACCTTTCAAAATGTCTTTCAATATATGCAGGGAGATACTTACTGGTGTACTGCCGATGTCGGATGGATAACCGGCCATTCTTATATTGTTTATGGTCCATTATTATCAGGAGCAACCTCTTTAATGTTTGAAGGAGTACCAACATGGCCTGATGCAGGACGCTTCTGGGAAATTGTAGATAAATATAAAGTTAACCAATTCTACACTGCCCCTACTGCTATAAGAGCGTTGCAGGCACACGGACTGGATCCGGTAAAAAAACACAAACTGGATTCTTTAAAAGTAATTGGAACTGTTGGTGAGCCGATTAATGAAGAAGCCTGGAACTGGTATCACACGCATATAGGTAAAACCAGCTGCCCGATTGTAGACACGTGGTGGCAAACAGAAACAGGGGGAATTATGATCTCTCCTATTGCCGGAATAACCCCTAACAAACCGAGTTACGCTACTTTACCTCTTCCTGGCGTTCAACCTGTCATTGTGGATAACGATGGAAATGAGCTAAAAGGTAATGGCGTTGAGGGTAATTTATGTATAAAATATCCATGGCCGGGAATGCTTAGAACAACCTATGGAGATCATGAACGATGTAAACAAACCTATTTCAGTTCTTTTAAAGGTATGTACTTCACCGGTGATGGGGTAAAAAGAGACCATGACGGCTATTATAGAATTTTAGGACGTGTCGATGATGTCATTAACGTTTCCGGGCACAGAATGGGAACAGCTGAAGTTGAAAATGCAATTAATGAACATCCAAGGGTAGTAGAATCAGCTGTTGTTGGTTACCCTCATGATATTAAAGGGCAGGGAATCTATGCATACGTAATCGCCGACCTGTCTACGAGGACAGAGGAAAACCTCACTAATGAAATTCGTGATATGGTGGCAAATATTATCGGACCGATCGCAAAACCGGATAAGATCCAAATCGTTCCCGGTTTACCTAAAACAAGAAGTGGTAAAATTATGAGGAGGATTCTAAGGAAAATAGCTGAAGGAAATACAGATAACTTTGGTGACACATCTACTTTGCTTGATCCTTCTGTAGTTGAAAAAATAATCGAAGACAGAAAGTAA
- a CDS encoding chorismate-binding protein produces MEQKAELGKDLEIDRIIHLSLNYCIENNYGLAVYRLPASKTIHLIASKHHQIADHNNLNQLKPGYISAPFYDAFDNLKYIPADLHLTCELKNDKFTLNNIISGEEELEGYLFDEPKKVLLEELPSPSTLISQEKDKTQYIEYVNQCIEEIKDGRFKKVVPSRAKYTSLPDNFDIADLYCRLESSFPNGMINLIYLPTEGLWIGATPETLIEVDNRETFKTMSLAGTQKAQEDIELKNVLWRTKEIEEQALVSRYIINCLKKIRVREFEEEGPKTIRSGNLFHLMTGFKIDMEKINFPELGQVMLELLHPTSAVCGMPKDETEQFILDHEPINRKLFAGFMGPVNIDGNTNIFVNLRCAKIYKKHILTYAGAGVTIDSDPEKEFEETELKCQSILRHL; encoded by the coding sequence ATGGAACAAAAAGCGGAATTAGGTAAAGATCTGGAAATCGATAGAATTATTCATCTATCGCTCAACTATTGCATCGAAAATAACTATGGTTTAGCAGTTTATCGACTTCCGGCTTCGAAAACGATTCATCTGATTGCAAGTAAACATCACCAGATAGCTGATCATAATAACCTTAATCAGCTTAAACCTGGCTATATCTCAGCACCTTTTTATGATGCCTTTGATAATTTAAAATATATACCGGCTGATCTTCATCTAACCTGCGAGCTTAAAAATGATAAGTTTACATTAAATAATATTATTTCTGGAGAAGAAGAGTTAGAAGGATATCTATTTGATGAACCAAAAAAAGTCTTGTTAGAAGAGCTCCCATCTCCTTCAACTTTAATCTCTCAGGAAAAAGACAAAACTCAATATATTGAATATGTTAATCAATGTATCGAAGAGATTAAAGATGGAAGATTTAAAAAGGTAGTGCCATCCAGGGCTAAATACACTTCATTACCAGATAACTTTGATATTGCTGATTTATACTGTCGCCTGGAATCTTCTTTTCCCAATGGGATGATCAACTTAATTTATTTACCTACTGAAGGTCTTTGGATCGGTGCAACGCCAGAAACATTAATAGAGGTAGATAACAGAGAAACATTTAAGACTATGTCTCTTGCAGGTACTCAGAAAGCTCAGGAAGATATTGAACTAAAAAATGTACTCTGGAGAACGAAAGAAATAGAAGAACAAGCCCTGGTTAGTCGATACATTATAAACTGTCTGAAAAAAATAAGAGTACGCGAATTTGAAGAAGAAGGCCCTAAAACGATCAGGTCTGGAAACCTTTTCCACTTGATGACCGGGTTTAAGATTGATATGGAAAAAATCAATTTCCCCGAACTTGGCCAGGTAATGCTCGAATTACTTCATCCCACATCAGCTGTTTGCGGCATGCCCAAGGACGAGACTGAACAATTTATTTTGGACCACGAACCAATAAACAGAAAATTATTTGCAGGGTTCATGGGACCGGTAAACATCGATGGCAACACAAATATTTTTGTCAATTTAAGGTGTGCAAAAATCTATAAAAAACATATCCTGACTTATGCTGGAGCAGGCGTAACAATCGATTCAGATCCTGAAAAAGAATTTGAGGAAACAGAATTAAAGTGTCAATCAATCTTAAGACATTTATAA
- a CDS encoding ATP-binding protein: protein MKYWVIIVSFIYIGLLFIIAFYAEKKARKGKSLLRNPYIYALSLAVYCTAWTFYGSIGRAAENGPDFMTTYLGPTLLAPLLWILLRKVIRICKVQRITSIADLVSSRYDMDAGLGKLVTVMCVLGIIPYMSIQIKAISDSINIISGTGIINKIPFYSDTAFYVAIAVGIFSILFSTAKLDTTVNQEGLITAVAFESLIKLVAFIAGGIFVCYFVFDGMGDIFIQARESETLRNLMTLDTSQSGYFNWTIMNILAMFAFMLLPRQFHVAVKENTDEKHVLKAMWLFPLYLLIINIFVLPVALGGNIIFENTTVKADTYLLNFPLIYGNEILALFIYLGGFSAATGMIIVSTSALSIMISNHLIMPLLIKNSEEKTIRKTSIAPLVVFGRRITIFLVIIIAYGYNSIVGERFSLVSIGLISFVAVAQFAPGIIGGILWKSANRKGVKYGMWAGFIIWSYTLVLPTIIEAGILPYSIMTEGPFGIKILRPFNLFGIEDLSYINHGFLWSISFNSIIFFAYSIYSPQSGKERNKAEIFVDIFKYSTIIESSIVWKGRAMIKDLEEVLALFLGKQEANKSLAQFATDNNIIYDKNSSVDFRLVNHAEKILTGAVGSSSARTLISSVVKEDDIILEDVLLILKESQDLIKLNNKLKIKSLELEEATQRLKEANKKLKVSDKLKNEFISTVTHEMRTPLTSIRAFSEIIQDHEDLSKEEIDQFLKTITQESIRMERLISQVLDLEKFKSGKRKLNKESTNVNTIIRSALKSTSSIIRDKKINMEMDLTEELPEVFVDRDMILQVIINLISNASKFQQGKMRVSSSLKAGNIIIEVYDNGEGIDEKYHKLIFRSFFQASDQNIKKPEGSGLGLTISKRIIEAHKGSIMVESRPGKGANFVISLPANIKKHKIKESI, encoded by the coding sequence ATGAAATACTGGGTGATCATAGTGAGCTTTATTTATATCGGGCTTTTATTTATAATCGCTTTTTATGCAGAAAAAAAAGCAAGGAAGGGAAAAAGCCTGTTAAGAAACCCATATATATATGCGCTTTCCCTGGCTGTCTATTGTACAGCGTGGACTTTTTACGGAAGCATTGGCCGGGCAGCTGAAAACGGGCCGGATTTTATGACAACATACCTCGGCCCTACTCTATTAGCCCCTTTATTATGGATTCTCCTGAGAAAAGTTATTAGAATTTGTAAAGTGCAACGGATCACTTCCATTGCAGATCTTGTTTCCTCACGATATGATATGGATGCTGGGTTAGGGAAACTTGTAACAGTAATGTGTGTTCTGGGAATCATTCCTTATATGTCTATACAGATTAAAGCAATATCTGATAGCATAAATATAATTTCGGGCACAGGGATAATCAATAAAATACCTTTTTATAGTGATACTGCATTTTATGTTGCCATTGCAGTCGGTATTTTCAGTATTCTGTTTAGTACAGCTAAACTTGACACTACTGTAAACCAGGAAGGCTTAATTACTGCGGTAGCTTTTGAATCTCTCATTAAATTAGTAGCATTTATTGCCGGCGGCATATTTGTTTGCTATTTCGTCTTCGATGGAATGGGAGATATTTTCATTCAGGCCCGTGAGTCTGAAACCTTAAGAAACCTTATGACATTGGATACTTCTCAATCGGGTTATTTTAATTGGACAATAATGAATATCCTGGCAATGTTTGCTTTTATGCTTTTACCAAGACAATTCCACGTTGCCGTGAAGGAAAATACAGATGAAAAGCATGTATTGAAGGCTATGTGGCTTTTCCCTTTGTATCTTTTAATCATAAACATTTTTGTATTGCCCGTGGCACTGGGAGGAAATATAATCTTTGAGAACACCACTGTAAAAGCTGATACTTACCTATTAAATTTTCCACTCATTTATGGAAATGAAATTTTAGCACTATTCATTTATCTTGGTGGTTTTTCTGCTGCGACCGGTATGATTATCGTTTCTACTTCAGCTCTTTCAATAATGATATCTAACCACCTCATCATGCCTTTGCTCATTAAAAATTCAGAGGAAAAAACCATCAGAAAAACATCTATTGCTCCATTAGTAGTTTTTGGACGTAGGATAACTATTTTCCTGGTCATTATTATTGCATACGGCTATAACAGTATTGTAGGAGAAAGATTTAGTCTTGTATCTATAGGATTGATAAGTTTTGTGGCGGTAGCTCAGTTCGCTCCAGGTATTATAGGAGGAATATTGTGGAAATCAGCTAATAGAAAAGGAGTGAAATATGGTATGTGGGCAGGCTTTATAATATGGTCATATACTTTGGTTTTGCCTACAATTATTGAGGCGGGAATTTTGCCATATTCTATCATGACAGAAGGTCCTTTCGGCATCAAAATATTAAGACCATTTAATCTTTTCGGAATAGAAGACTTGAGTTATATTAACCATGGATTCTTATGGAGCATATCTTTCAACTCAATTATCTTCTTTGCATATTCAATCTATTCTCCACAATCTGGTAAAGAAAGAAACAAGGCTGAGATATTTGTGGATATATTTAAATATTCGACAATAATCGAAAGTAGTATCGTATGGAAAGGCCGTGCTATGATCAAAGATCTCGAAGAAGTATTAGCACTTTTTCTCGGTAAACAAGAAGCAAATAAATCCCTGGCTCAATTTGCCACTGATAATAATATAATTTATGACAAAAACAGCTCTGTAGATTTCAGATTAGTAAATCACGCCGAAAAAATTCTGACAGGAGCAGTAGGCTCATCATCTGCAAGAACGCTTATATCCTCGGTAGTTAAGGAAGATGATATCATACTAGAGGACGTTTTGTTGATATTAAAAGAATCACAAGATCTAATTAAGCTGAATAATAAGCTAAAAATTAAATCCTTAGAATTAGAGGAAGCAACTCAAAGGTTAAAGGAAGCTAATAAAAAATTAAAGGTTTCCGATAAATTAAAAAATGAATTCATATCGACAGTAACTCATGAAATGAGAACTCCTCTTACTTCTATAAGGGCATTTTCAGAAATAATTCAGGATCACGAAGACTTATCAAAAGAAGAAATTGATCAGTTTCTCAAAACGATTACCCAGGAATCAATCAGAATGGAGAGATTAATATCCCAGGTGCTGGACCTTGAAAAATTCAAATCAGGAAAGAGAAAACTCAATAAAGAATCAACAAATGTTAACACAATAATAAGGTCAGCACTTAAAAGCACTTCCTCTATCATTCGCGATAAAAAAATTAATATGGAGATGGATTTAACCGAAGAATTGCCTGAAGTGTTTGTTGACAGAGATATGATCTTACAGGTCATTATAAACCTGATTTCAAATGCCTCGAAGTTTCAACAGGGAAAGATGAGAGTCTCTTCTTCATTAAAAGCTGGAAATATAATAATCGAGGTTTATGATAATGGTGAGGGAATTGATGAAAAATACCATAAATTGATATTCAGGTCTTTCTTTCAGGCAAGTGATCAAAACATAAAAAAACCTGAAGGAAGTGGCCTTGGGCTTACAATATCGAAAAGAATTATTGAAGCTCATAAAGGCAGTATAATGGTAGAGAGCAGACCCGGAAAAGGTGCGAACTTTGTCATTTCTTTACCAGCAAATATTAAAAAACACAAAATTAAAGAATCAATATAA
- a CDS encoding response regulator transcription factor, translating to MKKKILIVDDEPNILMSLDFLMRRNGYDVFVARDGNEALSIFQDEKPDLIILDIMMPNIGGYEVCRAVKSSDKKTNTQVLILTAKDKEEDIKRGYEAGADHYMTKPFSTKNLVAKVKELIN from the coding sequence GTGAAGAAGAAAATTTTAATAGTTGATGATGAACCAAACATTCTAATGTCGCTCGATTTTCTAATGAGAAGAAATGGATATGATGTGTTCGTTGCCCGTGATGGCAACGAAGCTTTAAGCATATTTCAGGATGAAAAACCAGATTTGATTATTCTGGATATTATGATGCCAAATATTGGTGGTTATGAAGTTTGCAGAGCAGTCAAATCTTCAGATAAAAAAACTAATACCCAAGTACTAATTCTAACAGCTAAGGATAAAGAAGAAGATATCAAAAGAGGTTATGAAGCTGGCGCTGATCATTATATGACTAAACCATTTTCCACTAAAAACCTTGTTGCAAAAGTAAAAGAATTAATAAATTGA
- a CDS encoding IS1/IS1595 family N-terminal zinc-binding domain-containing protein translates to MKVRFCPRCDSPQTVKSGFINQKQRYKCKKCNYYFTVNKLGKKLDNDKITKVLQLYLEGISYREIERLLGISHVTAMNLVKKFKIKRPESLEYRPTYKILNHNELLAFIADKPNISNKGLVISTIGDKYMIIQWKKIL, encoded by the coding sequence ATGAAGGTTAGATTTTGTCCCCGTTGCGATTCTCCACAAACTGTTAAAAGCGGTTTCATTAATCAAAAACAACGCTATAAGTGCAAAAAATGCAACTATTATTTCACTGTTAACAAACTCGGCAAAAAGTTAGATAATGATAAAATAACTAAAGTTCTTCAACTTTATTTAGAGGGAATTTCTTATCGAGAAATAGAAAGATTACTGGGAATCAGTCATGTCACGGCAATGAATCTCGTGAAAAAATTCAAAATTAAAAGGCCGGAATCACTGGAATACAGACCTACCTATAAGATACTCAACCACAATGAATTATTAGCATTTATAGCGGATAAACCAAATATTTCAAACAAAGGTTTAGTAATATCTACAATAGGAGACAAGTACATGATTATTCAATGGAAGAAAATTTTGTAA